A portion of the Pseudomonas synxantha BG33R genome contains these proteins:
- a CDS encoding amidohydrolase family protein, with translation MLRTRLSLALLLAASSLAAQARDYAYSDAHMHYVDFFQETAGMDKLLKAMSENRIEHVMISGIPVAKKWHEDEPKRPRYYAGDDADAYWYSATDVIVAAAVNKLTPEQRQHFHPFLAGFNPNDKNSAAHIQRMIDLNPGLWQGIGEVFTRHDDLTALTSGDTPRANNEAMTRIYHLAAENDLPVLLHSNITSKRERNPLYLAEVEEPLRNHPHTRFIWAHGGTSKEIHRHQVQMDFLLPTLSRMLEAYPNLYIDLSWSMLTPYLLDEAGQPRQEWVKLVERFPERFMLGSDVVGRFNKLGKEMRRFEPFLDALPEEVAHKVARDNFLAILPKPPGNGQVH, from the coding sequence GTGCTTCGGACCCGCCTGAGTCTTGCCTTGTTGCTCGCTGCCAGCAGCCTTGCCGCGCAGGCCCGCGACTATGCCTACAGTGACGCGCACATGCATTACGTGGATTTTTTCCAGGAAACGGCAGGCATGGACAAACTGCTCAAGGCGATGTCCGAGAACCGCATCGAACATGTAATGATTTCCGGCATCCCCGTGGCCAAGAAGTGGCACGAAGACGAGCCCAAGCGCCCCCGCTACTACGCTGGTGATGACGCCGATGCCTATTGGTACAGCGCCACCGATGTGATTGTGGCGGCAGCGGTCAATAAGCTGACCCCTGAGCAGCGCCAGCACTTTCACCCGTTCCTGGCCGGCTTCAACCCCAACGACAAGAACTCCGCTGCTCATATCCAGCGCATGATCGACCTCAACCCCGGGCTGTGGCAGGGCATCGGTGAAGTGTTTACCCGCCACGACGACCTTACCGCCCTGACCTCAGGCGACACGCCCCGCGCCAACAACGAAGCCATGACGCGTATCTATCACCTGGCCGCTGAAAATGACTTGCCGGTGCTGCTGCACTCCAATATCACATCAAAGCGCGAGCGCAACCCGCTGTACCTGGCGGAAGTCGAAGAGCCGTTGCGTAACCACCCGCATACGCGCTTTATCTGGGCCCATGGTGGTACCAGCAAGGAAATCCATCGGCACCAGGTGCAGATGGATTTTTTGCTGCCAACCTTGAGCCGTATGCTTGAGGCGTACCCCAACCTGTATATCGACCTGTCCTGGAGCATGCTCACGCCCTATCTGCTGGATGAGGCGGGTCAGCCTCGGCAGGAGTGGGTGAAGCTGGTGGAGCGCTTCCCTGAGCGCTTTATGCTGGGATCTGACGTGGTAGGGCGTTTCAATAAGTTAGGTAAGGAGATGCGTCGCTTCGAGCCCTTCCTCGATGCATTGCCCGAGGAGGTGGCGCACAAGGTGGCGCGGGATAATTTCCTTGCCATCTTGCCCAAGCCGCCTGGCAATGGTCAGGTGCATTGA
- a CDS encoding methyl-accepting chemotaxis protein: MQENLRDTIRRIAESSNQLASASEELSCVTEDATRGLHQQNQEIEQAATAVNQMTAAVEEVASNAVATSHASRDSDRIAQQGREQVQQTVVSIEALATDVTANVTQVEALAQKVYGISKVLDVIRSIAEQTNLLALNAAIEAARAGDAGRGFAVVADEVRALAHRTQQSTQEIEQMISGIQQGTDQAVSSMQQSNTRARSTLDIAKSAGTALEEIASAFTLINERNLLIASASEQQAAVAREVDRNLTNIRDLAHQTSTGANQTSAASQELSRLAVDLNSMVARFSV; this comes from the coding sequence ATGCAAGAGAATCTGCGCGATACTATCCGGCGCATTGCTGAATCGTCCAACCAATTGGCTTCTGCTTCCGAAGAACTCAGTTGCGTGACGGAGGATGCCACGCGCGGCCTGCATCAGCAGAACCAGGAGATCGAACAGGCGGCCACGGCGGTCAACCAGATGACGGCGGCGGTGGAAGAGGTGGCGAGCAACGCGGTGGCCACGTCCCATGCTTCACGCGATTCTGACCGCATTGCCCAGCAGGGCCGCGAACAGGTGCAGCAAACGGTGGTGTCGATTGAGGCCCTGGCCACGGATGTGACCGCCAATGTGACCCAGGTCGAGGCGCTGGCGCAAAAGGTCTATGGCATCAGTAAAGTCCTGGACGTGATTCGCTCGATTGCCGAGCAAACCAACCTGCTGGCACTGAACGCGGCCATTGAAGCGGCGCGAGCCGGGGATGCCGGGCGCGGTTTTGCGGTGGTGGCCGATGAAGTGCGTGCCTTGGCCCATCGCACGCAACAGTCGACCCAGGAAATCGAGCAGATGATCAGTGGGATTCAGCAGGGCACCGACCAGGCTGTCAGCTCCATGCAGCAGAGCAATACGCGGGCGCGTTCCACGCTGGATATCGCCAAGTCTGCCGGCACGGCGCTGGAAGAGATCGCCTCGGCATTCACCCTGATCAACGAGCGCAACCTGTTGATTGCCAGTGCTTCGGAGCAGCAGGCAGCAGTGGCGCGGGAGGTAGATCGTAACTTGACGAATATCCGCGACCTGGCGCACCAGACGTCGACCGGCGCCAACCAGACCAGCGCCGCGAGCCAGGAGCTGTCGCGGTTGGCGGTGGATCTGAATTCGATGGTGGCGCGGTTTTCGGTGTAG
- the fabB gene encoding beta-ketoacyl-ACP synthase I, producing the protein MRRVVITGLGIVSCLGNDKETVTANLRASRPGIRFNPEYAEMGLRSQVSGSIDLPLEELIDRKIYRFVGHAAAYAYLAMKDAIADSGLSEDQVSNVRTGLIAGSGGASTLNQMEALDILREKGVKRVGPYRVTRTMGSTVSACLATPFAIKGVNYSISSACATSAHCIGTAVEQIQLGKQDIVFAGGGEEEHWSQSFLFDAMGALSTQYNETPEKASRAYDAKRDGFVIAGGGGMVVVEELEHALARGAKIYAEIVGYGATSDGYDMVAPSGEGAIRCMQMAMSTVDTPIDYLNTHGTSTPVGDAKEMEGVRAVFGDKAPAISSTKSLSGHSLGAAGVHEAIYCLLMMEGNFMAGSANIDELDPAVADMPILTKTREDAKIDTVMSNSFGFGGTNATLVLKRWQGK; encoded by the coding sequence ATGCGCCGCGTCGTTATCACTGGTCTGGGCATCGTTTCTTGCCTGGGCAATGACAAAGAGACCGTCACCGCTAACCTGCGTGCAAGTCGCCCTGGCATCCGCTTCAACCCGGAATATGCCGAAATGGGTCTGCGTAGCCAGGTTTCCGGCTCCATCGACCTGCCCCTCGAAGAACTGATCGATCGCAAGATCTATCGCTTCGTCGGCCACGCTGCCGCCTACGCCTACCTGGCCATGAAAGACGCGATCGCCGATTCGGGCCTGAGCGAAGACCAGGTTTCGAACGTACGCACCGGCCTGATTGCCGGCTCCGGCGGCGCATCGACCCTCAACCAGATGGAAGCGCTGGATATCCTGCGCGAAAAAGGCGTGAAGCGCGTTGGCCCGTACCGTGTAACGCGGACCATGGGCAGCACCGTTTCCGCCTGCCTGGCGACGCCGTTCGCCATCAAGGGTGTGAACTACTCGATCTCCTCCGCGTGCGCCACCAGCGCCCACTGCATCGGGACTGCCGTTGAGCAGATCCAGCTGGGCAAGCAGGACATCGTATTCGCCGGCGGCGGTGAAGAAGAGCATTGGAGCCAGTCGTTCCTGTTCGACGCCATGGGCGCACTGTCCACCCAGTACAACGAAACCCCAGAGAAAGCCTCTCGCGCCTACGACGCCAAGCGTGACGGTTTCGTCATCGCCGGCGGTGGCGGCATGGTCGTGGTTGAAGAGCTGGAACACGCTCTGGCCCGCGGCGCCAAGATCTACGCGGAAATCGTCGGCTACGGCGCAACATCCGACGGCTACGACATGGTTGCCCCAAGCGGCGAAGGCGCGATCCGCTGCATGCAGATGGCCATGTCCACCGTTGATACCCCAATCGACTACCTGAACACCCACGGCACCTCGACTCCGGTCGGCGACGCCAAGGAAATGGAAGGCGTACGTGCGGTATTCGGCGACAAGGCTCCGGCCATCAGCTCTACCAAGAGCCTGTCGGGTCACTCCCTGGGCGCCGCCGGCGTTCACGAAGCGATCTACTGCCTGCTGATGATGGAAGGCAACTTCATGGCCGGCTCGGCCAACATCGACGAGCTGGACCCAGCCGTTGCTGATATGCCGATCCTGACCAAGACCCGTGAAGATGCAAAAATCGACACCGTGATGAGCAACAGCTTCGGCTTCGGTGGCACCAACGCCACCCTGGTGCTGAAACGCTGGCAGGGCAAGTAA
- the fabA gene encoding 3-hydroxyacyl-[acyl-carrier-protein] dehydratase FabA gives MTKQNAFTREDLLRCSRGELFGPGNAQLPAPNMLMVDRITHISEEGGKYGKGELVAELDITPDLWFFACHFEGDPVMPGCLGLDAMWQLVGFYLGWQGLPGRGRALGSGEVKFFGQVLPTAKKVTYNIQIKRVLKGKLNLAIADGSVTVDGREIYTAEGLRVGVFTSTDNF, from the coding sequence ATGACCAAACAAAACGCCTTTACTCGGGAAGACCTGCTGCGCTGCAGTCGCGGTGAGCTGTTCGGCCCAGGTAACGCGCAACTGCCCGCCCCGAACATGCTGATGGTGGATCGCATCACCCATATCAGCGAAGAAGGTGGCAAGTACGGCAAAGGTGAATTGGTCGCCGAGCTGGATATCACCCCGGACCTCTGGTTCTTCGCCTGCCATTTCGAAGGCGACCCTGTGATGCCAGGCTGCCTGGGCCTCGACGCCATGTGGCAACTGGTCGGCTTCTACCTGGGCTGGCAAGGCCTGCCGGGCCGCGGTCGCGCCCTGGGTTCGGGCGAAGTGAAGTTCTTTGGCCAAGTCCTGCCGACCGCCAAGAAAGTCACCTACAACATTCAAATCAAGCGCGTCCTCAAGGGCAAGCTGAACCTGGCCATCGCCGACGGTTCGGTGACTGTCGACGGTCGCGAGATCTATACTGCCGAAGGCCTTCGGGTCGGCGTATTCACTTCCACTGACAACTTTTAA